The DNA region GAACAATAACCCCTAGATATCTCCCAGGGTCCctatccaaccaccacaggcCAGACCCTCTGATGTCTCCCGCCGGTCACAACATGGGAGGTTCAATGCATTATCCAGTCTTAAAAGGCCAGACAAACCTCCAGGGGCTCAGCCCAGCTGGGACCATCGATCCCCGATATTTCCTGGCCCGCACGCCTGACCAGCAGAGCTTCCAACCAGCGAACCCAGGTGCACAAATGCCTGGAGCCAACGATGGCCAAGGTAGAAACATTGGACAGCAGCCCGTAAACACCGGTTACCCGGTCCCGTCTGCGAGGTTGAACCGTTGACATCGGCCCAGATTGTCTCAGGAGCCCATCCAGGATCAGGCTCTACATGATGAAGCTATGGCGCTGCAaaatgacgacgacgagatcaTCGAGGGTGATtctgaggacgaggacgatatGTACCACGAGTATTTAAGTACAGTTTCTCGAAACCGTTTTCACGCACGACACGAGAGGGATTTCTGGGGTCTCAAGGGAAAGTCCTGCTGAGGGATATGATTGATATTGATGGAGGAGTGTTTTATACCTGTACAGTTACGAAGCTGGACAATGGAGGGAAGacgggtggtgatgagaggtGTGGGCCGAAGCACTGCAGGgggctttttctttttcttcatgTCGGGTATGGACTAGGACTGTCGACTACTGTAGTAAGTATAATCCGCATTATTAATCCTTCCTTTCTGCTTTGTCTGTTTCCAGTCGCGCCCCTTTCTTGAGCTTGCCTGCCTATTGATTTCCTGCTATCGAAGCCATCTGTTAAGTTGAGGTAAGAATTATAAGATGCGTTTCCCCGCTTTCTGAATTCCGGCAATCTTCCATTGATCAGGCTACACTGGCAAAAACTCAACATGAGCCATGTCCCTTTCAATCTTGGTTGTTTGAACGAAGGTTTCCACCATGGAAAGATCAATGAGAAGCAGTGTTCTATTCATCACGTTGCCTCTTTGCCTAGGTATGGTATCCTTAGCGGTGGTTTTGGCCTCTCAGTACCACCAAGACTTGGATCGGCTCCCTGAAGCTGGGAGTCATttcgaggaaggggaagatggggttgAACatgacagcagcaggggcGTGGGAGAAAGGCTCTGGATTGATGAAGATCAGTGGCTGATTACACACCGTTTTCTGGAGACACGATGAGGGAACATACACACACAGCTGAGCACTATGCTGCCTTCCAACCGGAGGAGAGACATGAGAATGCTCACCAGCCTCGTTCTCTAGTCCAGCATCACAACCAAGGCGATGGCGTGAGAAATAGTCAGACAGAGAGGGGTCGCCAGGCGTGCGCCATATGAGTGGTCCGAGGGCGCATTCCAGGATTCACCCTCGCACCTGACTGGCCGGGGACGGAACGGAGCTGGATCCGGGCGGGGTCCCGACGTGGCAGGGCATCATCTGCACGCACTTCGGTCACGGCCCCTCCCGCCCTCATTCGCTAACCCCCTCGCTAACGCCGGCCCAAAACTCCCTCCGCGCTGCAGCAAAGACTTCTTTTGAGTCTAACACGCCCCCACATTCAACCTTTTCCCTGCCTGCGAACCCCAAACAGCTTGGTGTGTTGTgctgtgttgtgttgtgttgtgttgtgttgtggcCTGTTAAAAATTCCATGCATGCCACCTCTGACTGTGTTACCAcgcctctctcctcttctcttgtCGCaatgctcctcctccatcaacaaATCACTTGACTTGACGAACAGCGCGTTTGCTTGCTACTAGGTACTCAAAAAATGACCCTCACCGAACACGACACCCAGCGCGTCGAAGTCGACCAAGACTTTGACAAGTTCGCCCAGAGTCAAGAAGCAGCCACCtcgtccaccacctccctccacaGCAGCCTCGTCAACTACGAATGGAAACACGGCCGCCGCTACCACTCCTACCAAGCCGGGAGCTACTCCTTCCCCAACGACGAGCGCGAGCAGGAGCGTCTCGACCTGGTCCACCACGCCTTCTGGTGCACGCTCAACGACCGCTTGTTCCTCGCGCCCATCAACCCCGACGACGGGCTCCGCATCCTCGACATCGGCACCGGAACTGGACTCTGGGCCATCCACCTTGGGGAGGACCACCCTGGCGCAAAGGAGATCATCGGCAACGACCTCAGCCCCATCCAGCCGAGGTGGGTGCCGCCCAATGTGCAGTTCATCGTCGACGATGTCGAGCTCGACTGGGTGCATGCCGGCGTGAGCGTCGAGCCGTATGATTACATCCACTGTCGGTACATGGCGGGCGGTATCAGAGACTGGCCGAGGCTGGTGAAGCAGATGTATGACAATGTCAAGcctggtgggtgggttgagTTTCAGGAGTCGGCCAACACGCTGTACTCTCAGGATGGTACCCTGAGCAAGGACAATGCCATGGTTCGCATGATGGAGGGCTTGATCTTGGCGTGCGACAAGATTGGGCGGACGTTGGATCCGGCGCCGCAGATGGAAAAGTGGGTGAAGGATGCTGGGTTCATCAATGTCGAAGTGCAGAAGTTTAGGCTGCCGATTGGTAGCTGGCCGAGAGATGCAAggctgaaggaggtgggaaCGTTGATGGCGGTCAATTTCATCGAGGGTGTCGAGGCGTTCACGGCGTCGCTGTTTAGGGATGTGCTGGGGTGGTCGCAGGACGAGGTGTCGGCGTTGAATGCCGAGGTGAGGGCTTCGGCGAAGAAGGGGAATGCGCACGCCATTTTTGATTTCTTGGTTATCACTGGGCAGAAGCCAGAGTAGGTGTCATGCATGTAGAGATACCACAATGCTGTCCCCCACTTTGATGACGAGTCCCGATGATTATTCATGGATCTCTCAAGATACACAACCCAGATCTAGACCAGTCCATGGATCCATGCCCAGCTGATTGACTTGCATGTCTCACCTTGCACTCTCCCCATTGGCGATTCCTCGCCCACCTGTTTCTGACTCGCACCGCAGAATCAAGATCCCATTCGTTTATCTGACACCTGATAGTGTTACGGGCATTTCAAGCTTGCGCCTCCGCCCCTTCCCACTCCCCGTCGCTTCGTTTAAAGAAAGCGGAGAACTATGTTCGTGTTCCTGCCAGCAGACGACCAATgacatcatcgtcgtccccCGTTCCCGTCCCACGGCTGTGGCTCCCTCCCGTGTTTAAAACCCCTCCTTTCCAATTCAGACCTCTGCTTTCAAATctcccatcaacatccagcAATACAACCATAGCTTTCCTCAAACAAATCTTCCATATCCAACCTTTACAACCAAACCACATCCCTACCCAACATGGACTTCCTCAACAAAGTCACCGGCGGAAACAACGCCTCCCAACCCGCCGACCACTCCAacaatcccaccaccaccaaccccaccgaccagtcttcctcctcgggcgGCGGCCTAATGGACAAGTTTAACAGcctcgccggcggcggcaaagagtcggagaagaaggaggatccTCTCGATAAGGGTACGTTTGatccaccaaccaaccttACCCACTCCACTACGTCATCACCACTAACAAATacaaataaaaaaataaaatagGAGTCGACCTCTTCCAGCAACACGTCCTCGGACAGGGCGACCAGTCCAACGAGAGCGCCATCGAGCAGGCCAAGGATGAGCAGATCAGTGATTTCATTCGGGACCAGTACAAGAAGAATACGGGAAAGGATTTTCCTGTGGCTGATAAATAGATGGGTGTTGGGGTTAGCATTTGCGGCTGCGGGCAATATGGAGCAATGACTGGCTGGGAAGTTTGAAGGGGTTTAAGCTAGGGTTATGAGTTATGAAATTCAGACACTGATTCACTTCACATGCatgggggtgtggtggtgttgttttgcaACCGTCTATTAAGTTGTCTATTATGGATTCCAgtccccctctcttcctggCAGTTCTCCCCTCCTATTCAAAgtttcatcttcttctttttaGTTGACGGTGGCCTGGTTCAAGTTGTTGATCAACCTCGCGCCATCAAATAAGCGGCCGTTGCCGGCCCTGGCGCGGCAGAGGTTCTTGCCACGctcgatgatgttgttggtgcaGGTCAGCTGGCTGTTGGCTACGCAGCTGAGTCTGGAGCCGCctgtttgtttttgtgttAGCATCACTCCCTGACTGAGGAAAGAGAGATTGGGAAAAGACATACAGTTGTTTCCACCGGGGACGCAGCGACCGGGCTGGCCGTTGGCGGTGAAGCACGAGTCCTGCTTGAGGGACGTGTTGGCCACGCAGCAGGTGCCGCGGGGGACGGGgcggttctggttctggcgggcggcgatggcggggACGGCAGGGTTCTCGGCCGCGGGCATGGCGGTTGTGAGGGCTGCCATGGCGAGGacgaagggggtgaggaacTTCATTTTGAgagatggtgtggttgaaAGGGGAAGTTGAGACTTGGTTTTGGCGTTGTGgaaaaagataaaaaaagaagaaggacccGACCGGCGGAATGAATGTGGGTGTTTTGTGGTATGAAGACAGAGAATTGAAGAGAAGGttgaaggaaaaggggacgGGAATAGACGGCGGAATTGAAGACTGGCTTAAAGACGAAAAGAAGATGTTGGAGAGgtagggagggaggtgggagatttATAGTTGAGTGAGGCTCTGTGTCGATCGGATCATGTTGCCGAAGGAGGTTCACTAATTCCCCCCTGGTGGAGTCGGAAACCCACGATGGTGGTAGCGCTTGgatgttttggtggttttggagtgGCATTCTCAGGGGGTGTGCGGTTTCAACCCAAGGAATTCACCACTGTCGCGGGATTTGCAGCCGCTCCATTTGGGACAGCGGTTCGAGGGATAGAAAGAAGAATGCATGGAAGGATCAGGCGATCGACGAGAAACATTGCTCGGATCgtctggggaggagaaatCGTGGAAATCCGGGGTGATTTTGAGACGGCTATCATGCCTTGACTTTGCCAAGCGCCCGTCTTGGCAGGGGGGAGGGTTAAAGATAGTAGTTATTGGGAGGTTTGTCACGACGGGATGCAATGCTGTGGTGATCTTGAGTGCTGAACCTGGGACGAATGGTTTTGGCGAATGGCACAATGTCTTGCGATGCGAATCGGGGAATGGGATcaggaagatgatgcccaggaaaacaacaagacctCTCTCGGTTGGAATCAACCCGAGATCAGAGTCTAGCCAGAGTTGGATTGGCGGCTTCTTTGCTTCTCCTGGCG from Podospora pseudocomata strain CBS 415.72m chromosome 3, whole genome shotgun sequence includes:
- a CDS encoding hypothetical protein (EggNog:ENOG503NUA9; COG:S) — encoded protein: MTLTEHDTQRVEVDQDFDKFAQSQEAATSSTTSLHSSLVNYEWKHGRRYHSYQAGSYSFPNDEREQERLDLVHHAFWCTLNDRLFLAPINPDDGLRILDIGTGTGLWAIHLGEDHPGAKEIIGNDLSPIQPRWVPPNVQFIVDDVELDWVHAGVSVEPYDYIHCRYMAGGIRDWPRLVKQMYDNVKPGGWVEFQESANTLYSQDGTLSKDNAMVRMMEGLILACDKIGRTLDPAPQMEKWVKDAGFINVEVQKFRLPIGSWPRDARLKEVGTLMAVNFIEGVEAFTASLFRDVLGWSQDEVSALNAEVRASAKKGNAHAIFDFLVITGQKPE
- a CDS encoding hypothetical protein (EggNog:ENOG503P5SA), producing the protein MDFLNKVTGGNNASQPADHSNNPTTTNPTDQSSSSGGGLMDKFNSLAGGGKESEKKEDPLDKGVDLFQQHVLGQGDQSNESAIEQAKDEQISDFIRDQYKKNTGKDFPVADK
- a CDS encoding hypothetical protein (EggNog:ENOG503P635) yields the protein MKFLTPFVLAMAALTTAMPAAENPAVPAIAARQNQNRPVPRGTCCVANTSLKQDSCFTANGQPGRCVPGGNNCGSRLSCVANSQLTCTNNIIERGKNLCRARAGNGRLFDGARLINNLNQATVN